The Betta splendens chromosome 7, fBetSpl5.4, whole genome shotgun sequence genome includes a window with the following:
- the c7h1orf174 gene encoding UPF0688 protein C1orf174 homolog isoform X2, which yields MTPRMSGQINNLKPRKRKSSSEVKRPRMASATRRRCPDGPKTRPAAGSSCVGGAQSTPPSSLERSRIACECHPATGARRCSASPELQGRDGKENETGPGAGAARCGGKAQPEDMDSEDASKSIFPDDDSNQILPVEQFFGNMDAVQDFPQRSPATSASVPREHRRRHYYAREDSDEDEDEGRGSTGGAS from the exons ATGACGCCCAGG ATGTCTGGTCAAATCAACAACTTGAAGcccaggaagaggaagagcagctctgAGGTGAAAAGACCAAGAATG GCTTCGGCCACGAGGAGGAGATGTCCGGACGGTCCGAAGACGCGGCCGGCGGCAGGGAGCAGCTGCGTGGGCGGCGCTCAGAGCACCCCCCCCAGCTCCCTGGAGAGGTCCCGCATCGCCTGCGAGTGCCACCCGGCCACGGGCGCCAGGAGGTGCTCGGCGTCGCCCGAGCTGCAGGGACGGGACGGCAAAGAGAACGAGACGGGGCCGGGGGCGGGGGCGGCCCGCTGCGGGGGCAAAGCCCAGCCCGAGGACATGGATTCGGAAGACGCCAGCAAAAGCATCTTCCCCGACGATGACAGCAACCAGATTCTGCCTGTGGAGCAGTTTTTTGGAAACATGGACGCGGTTCAG GACTTCCCTCAGAGATCACCGGCCACGTCCGCCTCCGTCCCACGGGAGCACAGGCGGCGCCATTACTACGCGCGGGAGGACAGcgacgaggatgaggacgagggcCGCGGCAGCACTGGAGGCGCCTCGTGA
- the dffb gene encoding DNA fragmentation factor subunit beta, with product MFGKYKPVKLRRFKGDTKYGLAAKDVKELLQKGCKLLQVRLPGAHVCLYSDGTKVTEKFFSTLPDNTELVLLSEDQTWSGAVCDIGQLLSTDRYSEDLIKAARGFLHDENSPKRRKILTDLLLNLDDRSELESREEDEDWFQGIDARFKTKSAYMKFNCESRIRGYIKEVEMASKSIQKAKVRAEFEKTSKCLAEMLKTAKYNGCYFDRTEKEPDRLCTQEGWFTCQGSFDQNMCKSLHSINPYGSRESRIVFSTWNLDHRIEKKRTIVPTLLDALENHKSIEINLSYFYGLLFTRENLKLVHIVCHKKGAHNLSCNNKQIFRKASEIQKGNEKAKGKRRRLL from the exons ATGTTCGGCAAATATAAACCTGTGAAACTTAGGAGGTTTAAAGGAGACACAAAGTACGGACTTGCGGCAAAAGATGTAAAGGAGTTGCTTCAGAAAGGTTGTAAGCTATTACAG GTGCGTCTTCCTGGGgcacatgtttgtttgtattcTGATGGGACAAAAGTAACGGAGAAATTTTTCTCGACTTTACCAGACAACACTGAACTTGTCCTTCTCTCCGAAGATCAGACATGGAGTGGAG CCGTTTGTGACATCGGTCAGTTACTGAGCACAGACCGGTACAGTGAGGACCTCATTAAAGCAGCAAGAGGCTTTCTCCATGATGAGAATTCTCCGAAGAGGCGGAAAATACTGactgacctgctgctgaacctggaTGACAGGTCCGAGctggagagcagagaggaagatgaagactgGTTCCAAG GCATCGATGCCCGATTCAAGACAAAATCTGCCTACATGAAGTTCAACTGTGAGAGCCGGATACGAGGCTACATTAAAGAG GTGGAAATGGCCTCTAAATCCATACAAAAAGCTAAAGTGAGGGCAGAGTTTGAAAAAACATCAAAGTGCCTGGCAGAAATGCTGAAAACAGCCAAGTACAACGGCTGCTACTTTGACAGGACTGAAAAGGAGCCTGATCGTCTCTGTACTCAGGAAGGATGGTTTACGTGTCAG GGATCATTTGACCAGAATATGTGTAAGTCTCTCCACTCCATCAACCCCTACGGCAGCCGGGAGAGCAGGATCGTCTTCAGCACATGGAACCTGGACCACAG GATAGAAAAGAAGAGGACAATAGTTCCCACACTGCTGGATGCCCTGGAGAACCACAAGAGCATTGAAATCAACCTAAGCTACTTCTATGGCCTGCTGTTCACCAGGGAGAACCTGAAGCTGGTTCACATCGTGTGCCACAAGAAAGGAGCACACAACCTGTCGTGCAACAACAAGCAGATATTCAGAAAAGCCAGTGAAATTCAAAAAGGAAATGAGAAGGCCAAAGGGAAGAGGAGGCGCTTATTgtga
- the c7h1orf174 gene encoding UPF0688 protein C1orf174 homolog isoform X4 has protein sequence MTPRMSGQINNLKPRKRKSSSEASATRRRCPDGPKTRPAAGSSCVGGAQSTPPSSLERSRIACECHPATGARRCSASPELQGRDGKENETGPGAGAARCGGKAQPEDMDSEDASKSIFPDDDSNQILPVEQFFGNMDAVQDFPQRSPATSASVPREHRRRHYYAREDSDEDEDEGRGSTGGAS, from the exons ATGACGCCCAGG ATGTCTGGTCAAATCAACAACTTGAAGcccaggaagaggaagagcagctctgAG GCTTCGGCCACGAGGAGGAGATGTCCGGACGGTCCGAAGACGCGGCCGGCGGCAGGGAGCAGCTGCGTGGGCGGCGCTCAGAGCACCCCCCCCAGCTCCCTGGAGAGGTCCCGCATCGCCTGCGAGTGCCACCCGGCCACGGGCGCCAGGAGGTGCTCGGCGTCGCCCGAGCTGCAGGGACGGGACGGCAAAGAGAACGAGACGGGGCCGGGGGCGGGGGCGGCCCGCTGCGGGGGCAAAGCCCAGCCCGAGGACATGGATTCGGAAGACGCCAGCAAAAGCATCTTCCCCGACGATGACAGCAACCAGATTCTGCCTGTGGAGCAGTTTTTTGGAAACATGGACGCGGTTCAG GACTTCCCTCAGAGATCACCGGCCACGTCCGCCTCCGTCCCACGGGAGCACAGGCGGCGCCATTACTACGCGCGGGAGGACAGcgacgaggatgaggacgagggcCGCGGCAGCACTGGAGGCGCCTCGTGA
- the c7h1orf174 gene encoding UPF0688 protein C1orf174 homolog isoform X3 — MTPRCCVALQMSGQINNLKPRKRKSSSEASATRRRCPDGPKTRPAAGSSCVGGAQSTPPSSLERSRIACECHPATGARRCSASPELQGRDGKENETGPGAGAARCGGKAQPEDMDSEDASKSIFPDDDSNQILPVEQFFGNMDAVQDFPQRSPATSASVPREHRRRHYYAREDSDEDEDEGRGSTGGAS, encoded by the exons ATGACGCCCAGG TGTTGCGTTGCTTTGCAGATGTCTGGTCAAATCAACAACTTGAAGcccaggaagaggaagagcagctctgAG GCTTCGGCCACGAGGAGGAGATGTCCGGACGGTCCGAAGACGCGGCCGGCGGCAGGGAGCAGCTGCGTGGGCGGCGCTCAGAGCACCCCCCCCAGCTCCCTGGAGAGGTCCCGCATCGCCTGCGAGTGCCACCCGGCCACGGGCGCCAGGAGGTGCTCGGCGTCGCCCGAGCTGCAGGGACGGGACGGCAAAGAGAACGAGACGGGGCCGGGGGCGGGGGCGGCCCGCTGCGGGGGCAAAGCCCAGCCCGAGGACATGGATTCGGAAGACGCCAGCAAAAGCATCTTCCCCGACGATGACAGCAACCAGATTCTGCCTGTGGAGCAGTTTTTTGGAAACATGGACGCGGTTCAG GACTTCCCTCAGAGATCACCGGCCACGTCCGCCTCCGTCCCACGGGAGCACAGGCGGCGCCATTACTACGCGCGGGAGGACAGcgacgaggatgaggacgagggcCGCGGCAGCACTGGAGGCGCCTCGTGA
- the c7h1orf174 gene encoding UPF0688 protein C1orf174 homolog isoform X1, protein MTPRCCVALQMSGQINNLKPRKRKSSSEVKRPRMASATRRRCPDGPKTRPAAGSSCVGGAQSTPPSSLERSRIACECHPATGARRCSASPELQGRDGKENETGPGAGAARCGGKAQPEDMDSEDASKSIFPDDDSNQILPVEQFFGNMDAVQDFPQRSPATSASVPREHRRRHYYAREDSDEDEDEGRGSTGGAS, encoded by the exons ATGACGCCCAGG TGTTGCGTTGCTTTGCAGATGTCTGGTCAAATCAACAACTTGAAGcccaggaagaggaagagcagctctgAGGTGAAAAGACCAAGAATG GCTTCGGCCACGAGGAGGAGATGTCCGGACGGTCCGAAGACGCGGCCGGCGGCAGGGAGCAGCTGCGTGGGCGGCGCTCAGAGCACCCCCCCCAGCTCCCTGGAGAGGTCCCGCATCGCCTGCGAGTGCCACCCGGCCACGGGCGCCAGGAGGTGCTCGGCGTCGCCCGAGCTGCAGGGACGGGACGGCAAAGAGAACGAGACGGGGCCGGGGGCGGGGGCGGCCCGCTGCGGGGGCAAAGCCCAGCCCGAGGACATGGATTCGGAAGACGCCAGCAAAAGCATCTTCCCCGACGATGACAGCAACCAGATTCTGCCTGTGGAGCAGTTTTTTGGAAACATGGACGCGGTTCAG GACTTCCCTCAGAGATCACCGGCCACGTCCGCCTCCGTCCCACGGGAGCACAGGCGGCGCCATTACTACGCGCGGGAGGACAGcgacgaggatgaggacgagggcCGCGGCAGCACTGGAGGCGCCTCGTGA
- the b3gnt7l gene encoding UDP-GlcNAc:betaGal beta-1,3-N-acetylglucosaminyltransferase 7, like — protein sequence MRVIDVFFRRKRGSFLKTLLSLTLICASFLMIHKLKVSEKDGLGFKHVRSFGWCSGSDCFPFRSGDVKPGVDGSNPAGLRADVRANQSWDAQVLNCTEDASVRSKDWFRRLDPRFHQFVLHRHCRYFPMLINHPEKCADTDAHLLMVIKSVIEQHDRREAVRKTWGEERTVNGKKIKTLFLLGTPAPGKDTKNLQKLIEYEDRIYGDILQWDFMDTFFNLTLKEVNFLKWFDIFCPGIQFIFKGDDDVFVNTENLLDFIDFKVEQRKEAGLFVGDTITKAIPIRNRQSKYYIPKELYDKPYPPYAGGGGFLMSGLLARRLFLVSEELELYPIDDVFLGMCLKKLQVYPEMHPGFRTFGITRRRVSPMNNDPCFYKSLLVVHKLTAHELLKMWSVVHDADLVCAQRTSM from the coding sequence ATGAGAGTCATAGACGTTTTTTTCCGCAGAAAGCGGGGCAGTTTTCTGAAAACCCTGCTGAGTCTGACTCTGATCTGCGCATCTTTCCTCATGATCCACAAGCTCAAAGTGTCGGAGAAAGACGGACTGGGATTTAAACATGTGAGGAGCTTTGGCTGGTGCTCCGGTTCGGACTGTTTTCCATTCAGGAGCGGCGACGTGAAACCCGGCGTGGACGGCTCGAACCCCGCGGGGCTGCGCGCGGACGTGCGCGCCAACCAGTCCTGGGACGCGCAGGTCCTCAACTGCACCGAGGACGCGTCGGTGAGGTCCAAGGACTGGTTCCGGCGCTTGGATCCCAGATTCCACCAGTTcgtgctgcacagacactgcaGGTACTTCCCCATGCTCATCAACCACCCGGAGAAGTGCGCGGACACGGACGCGCACCTCCTCATGGTGATCAAATCCGTCATCGAGCAGCACGACCGGCGCGAGGCGGTGCGCAAAACGTGGGGCGAGGAGAGGACGGTGAACGGGAAGAAGATCAAGACGCTGTTCCTTCTGGGGACCCCGGCGCCCGGCAAGGACACCAAGAACCTCCAGAAACTGATCGAGTACGAGGACAGGATCTACGGGGACATCCTGCAGTGGGACTTCATGGACACCTTCTTCAACCTGACCCTGAAGGAGGTCAACTTCCTCAAATGGTTCGACATATTCTGCCCCGGCATCCAGTTCATATTTAAAGGCGATGACGACGTTTTTGTCAATACGGAAAACCTCCTGGACTTCATCGACTTCAAAGTGGAGCAGCGCAAGGAGGCCGGTCTGTTTGTGGGGGATACCATTACCAAGGCGATCCCCATCCGGAACCGACAGAGCAAGTACTACATTCCTAAAGAGCTATACGATAAGCCATATCCCCCGTACGCGGGCGGCGGGGGGTTTCTGATGTCCGGCCTTTTGGCCAGGAGGCTCTTCCTGGTTtccgaggagctggagctgtacCCCATCGACGACGTGTTTCTGGGCATGTGCCTCAAGAAGCTGCAGGTGTACCCAGAGATGCACCCGGGCTTCCGGACCTTCGGCATCACCAGGCGCAGGGTGAGCCCGATGAACAACGACCCCTGCTTTTACAAAAGCCTGCTGGTGGTGCACAAACTGACGGCGCACGAGCTGCTCAAGATGTGGAGCGTGGTGCACGACGCGGACCTGGTGTGCGCGCAGCGGACCTCCATGTGA
- the c7h1orf174 gene encoding UPF0688 protein C1orf174 homolog isoform X5: MTPRASATRRRCPDGPKTRPAAGSSCVGGAQSTPPSSLERSRIACECHPATGARRCSASPELQGRDGKENETGPGAGAARCGGKAQPEDMDSEDASKSIFPDDDSNQILPVEQFFGNMDAVQDFPQRSPATSASVPREHRRRHYYAREDSDEDEDEGRGSTGGAS, encoded by the exons ATGACGCCCAGG GCTTCGGCCACGAGGAGGAGATGTCCGGACGGTCCGAAGACGCGGCCGGCGGCAGGGAGCAGCTGCGTGGGCGGCGCTCAGAGCACCCCCCCCAGCTCCCTGGAGAGGTCCCGCATCGCCTGCGAGTGCCACCCGGCCACGGGCGCCAGGAGGTGCTCGGCGTCGCCCGAGCTGCAGGGACGGGACGGCAAAGAGAACGAGACGGGGCCGGGGGCGGGGGCGGCCCGCTGCGGGGGCAAAGCCCAGCCCGAGGACATGGATTCGGAAGACGCCAGCAAAAGCATCTTCCCCGACGATGACAGCAACCAGATTCTGCCTGTGGAGCAGTTTTTTGGAAACATGGACGCGGTTCAG GACTTCCCTCAGAGATCACCGGCCACGTCCGCCTCCGTCCCACGGGAGCACAGGCGGCGCCATTACTACGCGCGGGAGGACAGcgacgaggatgaggacgagggcCGCGGCAGCACTGGAGGCGCCTCGTGA